The following are from one region of the Juglans regia cultivar Chandler chromosome 10, Walnut 2.0, whole genome shotgun sequence genome:
- the LOC118349636 gene encoding uncharacterized protein LOC118349636: protein MAFDKVVIHPKQVAYFVLNILKNYQEVRGLCLVQLKQHLKWKPPPTDVLKLNIDGAMFVDLRRTGVGFLLRDAKGELIVATSKAEFDVENLETIELLAVFRGIQLCASRGIPNLIVESYSLEGNMTAHKLDRNAWNVVDCEN, encoded by the exons ATGGCATTTGACAAGGTTGTGATACATCCAAAACAAGTTGCTTATTTTGTTCTGAATATTTTGAAGAATTATCAAGAGGTTAGAGGGCTATGTTTAGTTCAGCTGAAGCAACATCTCAAATGGAAGCCTCCTCCTACGGATGTTCTCAAGCTAAATATTGATGGGGCCATGTTTGTTGATCTAAGGAGAACAGGTGTTGGTTTTCTTTTGAGAGATGCAAAAGGAGAATTGATTGTGGCAACTAGTAAGGCAGAGTTTGATGTTGAAAATCTTGAAACTATTGAGTTATTGGCTGTGTTCCGAGGCATCCAACTTTGTGCTAGCAGGGGTATTCCCAATTTGATAGTTGAATCTTATTCTTT AGAGGGTAATATGACAGCTCACAAACTTGATAGGAATGCATGGAATGTTGTGGATTGTGAGAATTGA